A single window of Cetobacterium sp. 8H DNA harbors:
- a CDS encoding Gfo/Idh/MocA family protein has translation MIKIGIIGTSKISNQFVEAALKIESCSINMIYSRNYEKGKIFGEIYGVKNIVTSIEELGKSDLDMIYIASPNSIHFSQVIELLKAKKNILCEKPMGISEEEVNEMFRVAYENNVTLMEAMKNTFLPNFKAIQKNLYKIGEVRGFIGNFSQYSSRYTDLKNGDLTNIFDPKFGGGAHLDIGVYPLYFALRLFGIPKKTVGGNYILNSGVPGIGSIILEYKDMIANIFYSKITNSYIGSEIQGEKGSILIDSISNIKNIRIIYHDGSEEGITVPQLENSMIYELEAFLDLLKQKKVESDVNTWEISKNVIKIITK, from the coding sequence ATGATAAAAATAGGTATCATAGGAACAAGTAAGATTAGTAATCAATTTGTAGAAGCAGCATTAAAAATAGAATCATGTTCTATAAATATGATCTACTCAAGAAATTATGAAAAAGGAAAAATATTTGGAGAAATATATGGGGTTAAAAATATAGTTACAAGTATAGAAGAGTTAGGTAAAAGTGATTTAGACATGATTTATATAGCTAGCCCAAACTCAATACATTTTTCTCAGGTTATAGAGCTTTTAAAAGCTAAAAAGAATATACTGTGCGAGAAACCTATGGGAATAAGTGAAGAAGAAGTGAATGAAATGTTTAGAGTAGCTTATGAAAACAATGTAACATTGATGGAAGCTATGAAGAATACATTTTTACCGAACTTTAAAGCAATCCAAAAGAATTTATATAAGATAGGTGAAGTTAGAGGTTTTATTGGTAATTTTTCTCAATATTCATCAAGATATACAGATTTAAAAAATGGTGATTTAACAAATATATTCGATCCCAAATTTGGTGGTGGAGCACATCTAGATATAGGAGTTTACCCTCTATATTTTGCACTTAGATTATTTGGAATCCCTAAAAAGACAGTTGGTGGAAATTATATTTTAAATAGTGGAGTACCTGGAATAGGAAGTATTATATTGGAATATAAAGATATGATTGCAAATATATTTTATTCTAAAATAACAAATAGCTATATAGGAAGTGAAATTCAAGGAGAGAAGGGGTCAATATTAATTGACAGTATTTCTAATATTAAAAACATAAGGATAATATATCATGATGGTTCTGAAGAGGGGATAACAGTTCCACAGTTAGAGAATAGTATGATATATGAATTAGAAGCTTTTCTAGATCTTTTAAAACAAAAGAAAGTAGAATCAGATGTAAACACTTGGGAAATTTCTAAAAATGTGATAAAAATAATAACAAAATAG